In Parageobacillus sp. KH3-4, the genomic window TACAGTAGCGAATAAGAAAAAATAATTAAGCAAAGGAGGTAATTCCACGAATGGCACGTAAAACAAATACACGCAAACGCCGTGTAAGAAAAAATATTGAAACTGGTATCGCGCATATCCGTTCCACATTCAATAATACGATCGTAACAATTACCGACGTTCATGGTAACACGATTGCTTGGTCAAGCGCTGGAGCATTAGGTTTTAAAGGTTCTCGTAAATCGACGCCGTTTGCAGCACAAATGGCAGCAGAAGCGGCCGCAAAAGCGTCTATGGAACATGGAATGAAAACGGTAGAGGTAAACGTAAAAGGCCCTGGTGCTGGTCGTGAGGCAGCGATTCGCGCGTTGCAAGCAGCTGGATTGGAAATTACAGCGATTAAAGACGTAACTCCTATCCCGCATAATGGATGCCGTCCGCCAAAACGTCGTCGTGTGTAATACCCTGTATTAGAATTTGTGTCCTTGTCAATAATGGAATATTATAAGGTACAGGGAAACATTGTGTAGCCATTCGCACATTTGGGAACTTATTCATGGGGGAATTTCGATTAGGCGTGTATCGTTTGGTCGGGGTTTCGACGTTTTGAAGGAGGGTATAATAACTAATGATTGAAATTGAAAAACCGAGAATCGAAACGGTTGAAATCAGCGAAGATGCCAAATATGGCAAATTCGTCGTCGAACCGCTTGAGCGTGGATATGGAACAACTTTGGGTAACTCCTTGCGTCGTATCCTATTATCTTCACTCCCTGGCGCTGCTGTGACATCTGTTCAAATAGATGGCGTGCTGCATGAGTTCTCAACAATTGATGGCGTCGTGGAAGATGTGACAGCGATCATTTTAAATATAAAAAAATTAGCGTTGAAAATTTATTCGGATGAAGAAAAAACGCTGGAAATTGATGCACAGGGCGAAGGGGTTGTCACAGCTGCTGATATTACTCACGACAGCGATGTGGAAATTTTAAACCCAGACCTTCATATTGCTACGTTAGCAGAAGGCGGCCGCTTACGCATGAGAATGACGGCAAAACGAGGGCGTGGGTATGTTCCAGCTGAGGCCAATAAACGAGAAGATCAGCCAATAGGCGTTATCCCTATCGATTCGATTTACACACCTGTTTCACGCGTTGCCTATCAAGTGGAAAATACGCGTGTCGGTCAAGTGACGGACTATGATAAGTTAACGATAGATGTGTGGACAGATGGGAGCATTGGGCCGAAAGAAGCAATTGCTCTCGGCGCGAAAATTTTAACGGAGCACTTAAATATTTTCGTCAGCCTGACAGATGAAGCGCAAAATGCAGAAATCATGGTAGAAAAAGAGGAAGATCAAAAAGAAAAAGTGCTTGAAATGACTATCGAAGAACTTGATCTTTCTGTTCGTTCCTACAACTGTTTAAAACGTGCTGGCATTAACACCGTTCAAGAGCTTACGCAAAAAACGGAAGAAGATATGATGAAAGTGCGCAACCTCGGTCGCAAATCTCTCGAAGAAGTGAAAGCAAAACTTGCGGAACTCGGTCTCAGTTTGCGTAAAGATGACTAGTTAACGTTTGTTTAACTAGTATTTTCATGTTACTAGACACATGAACGTTACTGATTCTAAATATAGAAATGGAATATGCAGTAAAAATGTTAAAAAGGAGGGACACTTTCATGTCATATAGAAAATTGGGACGTACAAGCGCTCAGCGCAAGGCATTGCTTCGTGATTTAGCAACTGATTTAATTATTAACGAGCGTATTGAAACAACAGAGGCGCGCGCGAAAGAATTGCGCTCTGTTGTCGAAAAAATGATTACGCTTGGCAAACGCGGTGATTTGCATGCACGCCGCCAAGCTGCTGCATTTATCCGCAAAGAAGTAGCCAATAGCGAAACTGGTCAAGACGCGCTGCAAAAGTTATTTAGCGATATTGCACCGCGTTATCAAGACCGTCAAGGTGGCTACACTCGCATTATGAAACTTGGTCCTCGTCGCGGTGATGGGGCACCAATGGTGATTATCGAATTAGTGTAAAACGATTCGGTTGACTAACAAGGGCGAGACAGTTTGTTTTGAACTGGATCTATGCCCTTTTTTTATTTTCCCTTTTTGTAGTAGAGTAGAGATGAGAATGTTTAGAGGCAAGGGGAAGAAGAATGGAAGATACCATTTTATCAGTAGAAAAACTATATTTCCGTTATCCGAATCAATCGGATTACGCGGTGCAAAACGTTACTTTTCAAGTGAAACGCGGGGAGTGGCTGGCGATTGTCGGGCATAACGGTTCGGGAAAGTCAACGATCGCCAAGTTGCTTATCGGATTGTTAAGACCGGAAAGTGGCGTCATTAAACTATTTCACACGGTGCTCGATGAACAGACGGTTTGGGAGATTCGCCGCCGCGTTGGCATGGTGTTTCAAAATCCCGATAACCAGTTTGTCGGAACGACAGTGGAAGATGACGTCGCTTTCGCTCTCGAAAACAATGGAATTCCCCGCGACGAAATGGTAAAAAGAGTGCATGAAGCAATTCGCCAAGTGCGGATGGAAGAGTTTTTGCGTCATGAGCCACATCATCTTTCCGGCGGTCAAAAGCAACGCGTCGCGATTGCCGGCATCCTTGCATTGCGACCGGATCTTATCATTTTAGATGAGGCAACATCGATGCTCGATCCGAAAGGAAGACAGGAAGTATTGGATACGGTCCGTGATTTAAACAAAAAACAGCGGATTACCGTGTTATCCATCACCCATGATTTAGAGGAAGTCGCCAAAGCCGACCGCGTTATTGTCATGAATAAAGGGGAGATGATGGCAGAAGGGACGCCGAAACAAATTTTTGCGCTTGGAACAAAACTAGAACGGATTGGTTTAGATTTGCCGTTTGCGGTAAAAGTAAGAGACCGGCTAAAGCAGCGCGGCATCCCGCTATCTTCAAGCTACTTTACGATAGAGGAGTTGGTGGAAGAATTATGGACATTATATTTGAAAAGGTAGAACATGTATATAATGCCAACTCACCGTTTGCCCGCCGAGCGTTATACGACGTGAACATCATGATTGAAAGCGGCTCTTATGTGGCGGTTATTGGTCATACTGGCTCAGGGAAATCAACGTTGCTGCAGCATCTAAACGGGTTGCTTCAGCCGACAAGCGGAACCGTGACGGTAGGAAATCAAACGATTACAAATAAAAAACGTCAGAGGGATTTAAAACCGCTCCGCAAAAAAGTTGGCATTGTCTTTCAATTTCCGGAACACCAACTGTTTGAGGAAACGGTGGAGAAAGATATATGTTTCGGGCCAATGAATTTTGGTGTTCCTGAGGAAGAAGCAAAAAAGAAGGCGAGAGAGCTGATTAAGCTAGTCGGGCTTCCGGAAGATGTGTTATCCAAGTCGCCGTTCGATTTAAGCGGCGGGCAAATGCGCCGCGTTGCGATTGCCGGAGTGCTTGCGATGGAACCAGATGTGATTGTGTTAGACGAACCGACGGCCGGCTTAGACCCACGCGGTCGCAAAGAAATTATGGAAATGTTTTACCGACTTCATCAAGAAAAGCGGCTAACGACCGTGTTAGTGACCCATAGCATGGAAGACGCTGCCGCGTATGCCGATTATATGGTCGTCATGCATAGAGGGACCGTATGGAAAACGGGAACACCACAGCAAATTTTTCAAGATAGCGATTCTTTGGCGGAAATTGGGCTCAATGTGCCGGAGACAGTGCAGCTGAAAAGAGAATTGGAAAAAAAATTAGGGATTACCGTGCCGTCTCCGTGTTTGACGATCGAAGAAACCGTAGACGCTATTCAAAAATTGTTTTCCAAGGTGAATGCTCATGATGAATAGCATGATTATCGGCAAATATGTACCCGGCGATTCCGTCATTCACCGCATGGACCCGCGTGTGAAGTTGCTCGTCATCTTTATATACGTATTTATTGTTTTTCTGGCGAATAACAGCATCACTTATGCCATTTTATCGATGTTTACATTTAGTCTAGTAGCGTTATCGCGCATCCCGCTTTCCTTTGTGTTAAAAGGTTTAAAACCAATCATATGGATTGTCGTGATCACTTTCTTATTGCATGTTTTTATGACGAAAGAAGGAGGCGTGCTGTACCAGATTGGCTCATTTTCTATTTACGAAGGCGGTGTTAAACAAGGAGTTTTTATTTCCCTTCGCTTTCTTCTGCTCATTATGATCACGACATTATTAACGTTGACGACGACGCCGATTGAAGTAACGGATGGTGTGGAAAGTTTGCTTGGACCGTTGAAAAAAGTCCATGTTCCCGTTCACGAACTGGCATTGATGATGTCTATTTCCCTTCGTTTTATTCCGACGTTAATGGAAGAGACGGAAAAAATTATAAAGGCGCAAACCGCTCGCGGCGTCGACTTTACAGGGGGGGCGTTTTCCGAGAGGATCAAGGCGATCGTCTCCTTGCTCGTTCCGTTGTTTATCAGTTCGTTTAAACGTGCCGAAGAATTGGCGACAGCGATGGAAGCGCGCGGTTATCGCGGCGGCGAAGGAAGAACGAAATTTCGCCAGCTTGTATGGAAATGGACGGATACCGCGTTTTTAGCGGCGGTATTAGTATTAGCGGTTGTTTTGTTTGTACTACGTTCATAACAGGGAGGGGGAAAATGAGCAAACGGATTAAATGCACGCTTTCTTATGACGGTACACATTTTTCCGGTTATCAAATTCAGCCAGGCAAGCGAACGGTGCAAGGCGAGCTGGAACGAGCGCTGGAACGGATCCATAAGGGGGAGGCGATTCGCATTACCGCTTCGGGAAGGACAGATGCGGGTGTTCATGCATACGGTCAGGTGGTTCATTTCGATACGTTCTTATCGCTTTCCCCGGATCAATGGAAAAAAGCGTTAAACGCCTTGTTGCCTGACGATATCGTCATTAAAGATGCACAAGAAGCTGCCCCTTCGTTTCATGCGCGTTTTAGCGCCAAGGCGAAAGAATATCGCTATAAAGTGCGAATTGCCCAAGAACGAGACGTATTTTTGCGTAATTATTGCTATCATTTTCCTTATCCTCTGGATATAGGCGCGATGAGGCGATCACTGTCGCTTATCGAAGGGACGCATGATTTTACGAGCTTTTGTTCGGCAAAGACGGATGTCGATGACCGCGTGCGTACGATTTATACAGCGGATATGACGGTGCAGGATGATTTGTTGGAATTTCGCTTTATTGGCAATGGGTTTTTATACAATATGGTGCGGATTATCGTCGGAACGATTTTAGAAGTCGGACAAGGAAAACGGAGTGTAGATAGCATCTCGAGCGCTTTGGCGGCAAAAGACCGCCGGTTTGCCGGGAAAACGGCTCCGCCTCAAGGATTGTATTTGTGGAAAGTATATTATGACAACTAATCCCGGTGTAACATTTTCTTGACATTGGTATGTTGAAGAGATATTATATCATATGGTATGTATTTTTCCACGATTAGCCCCGGAAAAATAATCGTGTTGAGATAAATGAATATGTCATTTTGTTTATTTTTTATTTATAGGAGGGACATTTATGCGCACAACTTACATGGCGAAGCCGAATGAAGTAGAACGTAAATGGTATGTTGTCGACGCTGCTGGTAAAACGTTAGGACGCCTTGCAAGCGAAGTAGCGGCCATCTTGCGCGGCAAGCATAAACCGACATTCACGCCACATGTGGATTGCGGCGATCATGTCATCATTATCAACGCTGAGAAAATCGAACTGACCGGAAAAAAACTGACAAAGAAACTATATTACCGTCATAGCTTGCATCCAGGCGGATTAAAAGTGAGAACGGCATTAGAAATGCGCACAAATTATCCAGAACAAATGCTTGAAAGAGCGGTACGTGGAATGCTGCCAAAAGGTCGTTTAGGTCGCCAAATGTTTAAAAAATTGCACGTATATCGTGGAAGCGAACATCCACATCAAGCACAAAAACCAGAAGTTTATGAACTTCGCGGATAATCGATAGAAGGAGGGCATTATTTTGGCACAAGTACAATATTATGGCACAGGTCGTCGTAAAACCTCTGTCGCGCGTGTACGTCTAGTTCCTGGTGACGGGCGCATTGTGATTAACAATCGCGACATTCGTGACTATATTCCGTCGGAAGCGTTGATTGAGATTGTGAAACAACCGTTAGTATTAACGGAAACGTTGGGGAATTACGATGTATTAGTGAACGTAAAAGGCGGCGGATTCTCTGGTCAAGCGGGCGCGATTCGCCACGGGATCGCTCGCGCGTTATTGCAAGTAGATCCAGATTATCGTCCAATACTAAAACGCGCAGGTTTATTAACGCGCGATGCTCGTGTGAAAGAACGCAAAAAATACGGTCTCAAAGGTGCTCGCCGCGCGCCGCAATTCTCGAAACGTTAATGATATTTTTCCACAAATCCCAGCCGATATTGGTTGGGATTTTTTTCTTTTTCTTTCGCGCATGTTTAGGATGAATCGTTAAAAACTACATCCTAAGGAGCGTGAAAGAACATGAATGTCATTACTTCATTTAAAGAAAAGAAACAGGAAAAACAAATGCTGTATGAACGAAAAATGTTGCGTGAGCTGTCTTTCGAAAGGCTGAAAACGCAGGCAATAGAGCATTTTAGCCCGTTTTATCGCACGTACCGCGTATTCTCCTCCGTCATT contains:
- a CDS encoding energy-coupling factor ABC transporter ATP-binding protein encodes the protein MEDTILSVEKLYFRYPNQSDYAVQNVTFQVKRGEWLAIVGHNGSGKSTIAKLLIGLLRPESGVIKLFHTVLDEQTVWEIRRRVGMVFQNPDNQFVGTTVEDDVAFALENNGIPRDEMVKRVHEAIRQVRMEEFLRHEPHHLSGGQKQRVAIAGILALRPDLIILDEATSMLDPKGRQEVLDTVRDLNKKQRITVLSITHDLEEVAKADRVIVMNKGEMMAEGTPKQIFALGTKLERIGLDLPFAVKVRDRLKQRGIPLSSSYFTIEELVEELWTLYLKR
- a CDS encoding DNA-directed RNA polymerase subunit alpha; this encodes MIEIEKPRIETVEISEDAKYGKFVVEPLERGYGTTLGNSLRRILLSSLPGAAVTSVQIDGVLHEFSTIDGVVEDVTAIILNIKKLALKIYSDEEKTLEIDAQGEGVVTAADITHDSDVEILNPDLHIATLAEGGRLRMRMTAKRGRGYVPAEANKREDQPIGVIPIDSIYTPVSRVAYQVENTRVGQVTDYDKLTIDVWTDGSIGPKEAIALGAKILTEHLNIFVSLTDEAQNAEIMVEKEEDQKEKVLEMTIEELDLSVRSYNCLKRAGINTVQELTQKTEEDMMKVRNLGRKSLEEVKAKLAELGLSLRKDD
- the truA gene encoding tRNA pseudouridine(38-40) synthase TruA, which translates into the protein MSKRIKCTLSYDGTHFSGYQIQPGKRTVQGELERALERIHKGEAIRITASGRTDAGVHAYGQVVHFDTFLSLSPDQWKKALNALLPDDIVIKDAQEAAPSFHARFSAKAKEYRYKVRIAQERDVFLRNYCYHFPYPLDIGAMRRSLSLIEGTHDFTSFCSAKTDVDDRVRTIYTADMTVQDDLLEFRFIGNGFLYNMVRIIVGTILEVGQGKRSVDSISSALAAKDRRFAGKTAPPQGLYLWKVYYDN
- a CDS encoding energy-coupling factor ABC transporter ATP-binding protein; this encodes MDIIFEKVEHVYNANSPFARRALYDVNIMIESGSYVAVIGHTGSGKSTLLQHLNGLLQPTSGTVTVGNQTITNKKRQRDLKPLRKKVGIVFQFPEHQLFEETVEKDICFGPMNFGVPEEEAKKKARELIKLVGLPEDVLSKSPFDLSGGQMRRVAIAGVLAMEPDVIVLDEPTAGLDPRGRKEIMEMFYRLHQEKRLTTVLVTHSMEDAAAYADYMVVMHRGTVWKTGTPQQIFQDSDSLAEIGLNVPETVQLKRELEKKLGITVPSPCLTIEETVDAIQKLFSKVNAHDE
- the rpsI gene encoding 30S ribosomal protein S9 encodes the protein MAQVQYYGTGRRKTSVARVRLVPGDGRIVINNRDIRDYIPSEALIEIVKQPLVLTETLGNYDVLVNVKGGGFSGQAGAIRHGIARALLQVDPDYRPILKRAGLLTRDARVKERKKYGLKGARRAPQFSKR
- the rplQ gene encoding 50S ribosomal protein L17, which encodes MSYRKLGRTSAQRKALLRDLATDLIINERIETTEARAKELRSVVEKMITLGKRGDLHARRQAAAFIRKEVANSETGQDALQKLFSDIAPRYQDRQGGYTRIMKLGPRRGDGAPMVIIELV
- the rplM gene encoding 50S ribosomal protein L13; amino-acid sequence: MRTTYMAKPNEVERKWYVVDAAGKTLGRLASEVAAILRGKHKPTFTPHVDCGDHVIIINAEKIELTGKKLTKKLYYRHSLHPGGLKVRTALEMRTNYPEQMLERAVRGMLPKGRLGRQMFKKLHVYRGSEHPHQAQKPEVYELRG
- a CDS encoding energy-coupling factor transporter transmembrane protein EcfT — protein: MMNSMIIGKYVPGDSVIHRMDPRVKLLVIFIYVFIVFLANNSITYAILSMFTFSLVALSRIPLSFVLKGLKPIIWIVVITFLLHVFMTKEGGVLYQIGSFSIYEGGVKQGVFISLRFLLLIMITTLLTLTTTPIEVTDGVESLLGPLKKVHVPVHELALMMSISLRFIPTLMEETEKIIKAQTARGVDFTGGAFSERIKAIVSLLVPLFISSFKRAEELATAMEARGYRGGEGRTKFRQLVWKWTDTAFLAAVLVLAVVLFVLRS
- the rpsK gene encoding 30S ribosomal protein S11, which codes for MARKTNTRKRRVRKNIETGIAHIRSTFNNTIVTITDVHGNTIAWSSAGALGFKGSRKSTPFAAQMAAEAAAKASMEHGMKTVEVNVKGPGAGREAAIRALQAAGLEITAIKDVTPIPHNGCRPPKRRRV